The Sporolituus thermophilus DSM 23256 nucleotide sequence TATGCCAATTCGTAACATGGTTTTAACCGGTTTATTCGCCGCTCTGTTAGCGGTAGGATCCCAGGTCTCGATACCGCTCGGCCCGGTGCCGCATACGCTGCAAGTCTTCTTTGTCATGCTGGCCGGGGTCATTCTCGGTAGCCGCTGGGCTCCTGCTAGCGTGGCCGTATGGATTTTGCTCGGCTGTTTCGGGCTGCCCGTGTTTGCCCAGGGCAAGGCCGGGGTGGCCGTGCTGGCCGGTCCTACGGGCGGTTTTTTAGTGGGATTTATGGTGTGCGCTTATTTGGTTGGGCTGTTGACTGAGCGGACCCAGCTGTCGGTCTGGCGCGCCGCCGGCGCGATGCTGGCTGGTCTGGTGACGGCTTACGCCCTTGGCCTTATGGGGTTCATGGCCAGCTTTAAATATTTTTTACATAAGCCGATGACGTGGGACAAAGCGATTAGCCTGGCTGTGTTGCCCTTCATCCCCTTTGACGTCATCAAAAGTGTGATGGCAGCTTATATTGGGGTAAAAGTGCGCCGGGCGCTGCTGCGGGCCGGCTATATAGACTGAAAATACGAAGTGGAAAAATTACTGCAAGAATTTACAGGGGGACAAAAATCTATATGCTGTTGGTTTTTGACGTCGGCAACACCAATATTGTGCTTGGGGTATATGACGGCGATAAGCTGGTGGTGAACTGGCGGGTGTCTACCGACCGGCAAAAAACGTCGGACGAGTACGGCATGCTCATTCACAACCTGTTCAGCTTCCGGGGCCTTGACATGAAGCAAATTCAGGCCATTGTCATTTCTTCGGTAGTACCACCGGTTATGGCACCGCTAACCCGTATGGCACAGCGCTATTTCGGCCTTGAACCGTTGGTGGTTGGTCCCGGTATCAAGACAGGGATTGCCATTAAGTATGAAAACCCGCGGGAAGTGGGTGCTGACCGTATTGTCAATGCCATTGCCGCGTACGCCAAGTACGGCGGGCCATCGATTATTGTTGATTTTGGTACGGCCACCACTTTCTGCGCTATTGCGGAAAACGGCGACTACTTAGGCGGCGCCATTGCCCCCGGTATTGGCATTTCGACCGAGGCGCTGTTCCAGCGGGCGGCAAAATTGCCGCGGATCGAACTGCTAAAACCGAAAACGGTCATTTGCCGCAACACGGTTACCAGTATGCAGTCTGGTATTATTTACGGCTTCGTCGGGCAGGTGGACGAAATCGTCCGCCGCATGAAAGAAGAGTTGGGTGGTGATGCGCGGGTAATCGCCACTGGCGGGCTGGCCGGTCTCATCGCTCAGGAATCGCGTACCATTGATGTAGTCGAGCCGCTCCTCACTTTAGAGGGATTACGGATC carries:
- a CDS encoding biotin transporter BioY encodes the protein MPIRNMVLTGLFAALLAVGSQVSIPLGPVPHTLQVFFVMLAGVILGSRWAPASVAVWILLGCFGLPVFAQGKAGVAVLAGPTGGFLVGFMVCAYLVGLLTERTQLSVWRAAGAMLAGLVTAYALGLMGFMASFKYFLHKPMTWDKAISLAVLPFIPFDVIKSVMAAYIGVKVRRALLRAGYID
- a CDS encoding type III pantothenate kinase — encoded protein: MLLVFDVGNTNIVLGVYDGDKLVVNWRVSTDRQKTSDEYGMLIHNLFSFRGLDMKQIQAIVISSVVPPVMAPLTRMAQRYFGLEPLVVGPGIKTGIAIKYENPREVGADRIVNAIAAYAKYGGPSIIVDFGTATTFCAIAENGDYLGGAIAPGIGISTEALFQRAAKLPRIELLKPKTVICRNTVTSMQSGIIYGFVGQVDEIVRRMKEELGGDARVIATGGLAGLIAQESRTIDVVEPLLTLEGLRIIYERNRA